In Streptomyces sp. NBC_00483, a single window of DNA contains:
- a CDS encoding Lrp/AsnC family transcriptional regulator encodes MDAVDRQLIQALRENGRASYAELGRLVGLSGPSVTDRINRLEAAGVITGYRATVDSASLGLGVTALIGISLSDAADHEDVAHRLRDLHEIEDCWFIAGDDSYMLKVRAGDVDSLERTIRRLSGTKGVSRTRTTIILSTKWENRVGELPEEV; translated from the coding sequence ATGGACGCCGTGGACAGGCAGCTCATCCAGGCCCTGCGCGAGAACGGCCGCGCCTCGTATGCGGAGTTGGGCCGGCTCGTCGGCCTGTCCGGACCCAGCGTCACGGACCGCATCAACCGCCTCGAGGCGGCCGGCGTGATCACCGGCTACCGCGCCACCGTCGACTCCGCCTCGCTCGGCCTCGGTGTCACCGCCCTCATCGGCATCTCGCTCTCCGACGCGGCCGACCACGAGGACGTGGCGCACCGCCTGCGCGACCTGCACGAGATCGAGGACTGCTGGTTCATCGCGGGCGACGACTCGTACATGCTGAAGGTTCGCGCGGGCGACGTGGACAGCCTGGAGCGGACGATCCGTCGGCTCAGCGGCACGAAGGGCGTGTCCCGGACCCGTACCACGATCATTCTCTCCACGAAGTGGGAGAACCGGGTGGGGGAGCTTCCCGAAGAGGTGTGA